The stretch of DNA AAGCAAGAGCTTTTATTCCTATTTTGTATTCGATATGTTGGTGCATTATTCGATTTATGCTTTAATAATCGCATTCTTTGTTTTACTATTTTATAATTTCTTAATCCGAAAAGAAAAAAATAAATCCATTCTCTTTTTAATTCCTTTATTTGCTATTCCTTATATCGTCTACAATGAAATGGGATATTTCTATTTCGGAGAAAATGCAAAGGGGGAAGAAAAGAATTTTAAGATTATTTCCATTAATATCTTTTCACAGAACGATGAATATCAATATTTGAAAAAATACATTACTGAAGAAACTGCTGATGTAATTGTTCTTCAAGAATTAACACCTTCATGGCAAAAAAATGTTGAATTTATTCGTGAAAAATACCCTTATTATAAAGAGGAACCACGTAGCAATAATTTCGGAATTGCCGTATATTCTAAAATTCCTTTTGATACCGTCATGACCAAAAATTATATTGATGATATGCATCCTTCATTGATTGGAGAATTAAAGGTCAACGGAAAATCAGTTTCAATGCTGATGACCCATCCAGTGCCACCTTTACCCAATCAAGCACGATTTGAACGTCGCAACAAACAATATAAAAAAATGAAAGAGGAAATTGATCAAATGAGCAGTCAGCACATTATTTTAATTGGTGATTTAAACAGTACAGTTTACTCTCCTAATTTTAAATTGGTTCAATCCGATAAATTAAAGGATGCACGAACAGGCTTTGGTTTACAAAATTCATGGAATGCTTTTATTCCGTTACTTCGTACCAATATCGATCAATGTTGGGTGTCCAAAGAAATGAAAGTGACAAATTTCTACAGAGGAAAAGATATTCAATCGGATCATTTTCCAATTGTAGTCGAATTAAAAATAGAATAAAAAAAACAACGCCTTGAACTTATTCAAGGTGTTGTTTTTTTATAATTGCAATTGATTCTTAAAATCGTTGATGATTTCTCGTTGTACTTTTAGCTTGTGCTTATATTGAACATTAAAGAAGATAATAATCAAAATCGCTGTTCCAACAATACTTAGACAAACATATAACAAGGTTTGAATTTTTGTATAACGATTAGTTTCTTCCAATTGTTTGATCCGCTGGTTGGCTTGTTCCGTCTCATAAAAGATTTCTAATGACTTTGTACTGTTATCGAATTGGTATTGATTCTCTTGAAGAATTAATTCTTTTTCTTCTTTCAAATAGCGTAGGGCATCATTCAGATTACCTTTTTTTTCTGCATTACTAGAGAGGTTCGAAAGAAATTTAATTTTATAGTTCGTTAATTGTTGATTATCCTTCACCAAATCATACGCCATTTTAAAATATTTTTCCGCTTCATCATAATTTCCCCTTAGACTATTCTTATTGGCAATGACCAAAGCTTGCAAAGAATATTTTAAAATTTCATCGGGATGATCTTTACCTTTTATAAATCCTACCAAACTACTCTGATTCAGATTGTATACAATCATCGAACGATCTCTTACTCTTTCGTCTTCAATTAATTCGGCATAATGTAAAGTTTTTTGAGCTACAGTTACCACAGAATCAATGTATTTATAATCTTCCGTTTCGTGAAATTTTTGTTTGTAATAATAACCTAAATTGCTGTATGTATAATTGATTAATAAAGGGTTTTTAGAAGCAATTGCATGTTTGTTTGCCAATACCGCATCAGTACGGGTATCATTCTCTAAACTATTTTTTGATTTATAATTGTAACGTAAAAAATACAATTGAGTTAAAATAAAATCTTCATCCTCAAAAGCAGAAAATTCATTGATGGTTTGATTTAAAGTTTTGATGAATAATTCATCTTCTTTAATCGAGAATAATAACGTGTATAACCAAAATTAACATAGGCTTGATCGATTGGGCGATTGGTATTTTGAGCAATTTTCTTCGCCGCCTCTAAAGATTCTACCTTCTTTTTTTCATTGTTTACTTCTCCATAATAATCAGCCAAGTAAACATACCCGATAATTTTACGAGTAGGTTCAATCGAAGTGAGAAACTTACTATTGATTAATGATTTTGCTTGATTATATTGTTTGCTATAGAAGTAGGAATAGACTTGTTGTTGGTCTTTATCCTGATTACTTTGCGCAAAAAGAGGTAGACTTATCAAACAAGTAAGGAACATGAATAAACGATTCGGCATATGACATTACGTTTTAATAGTTTAGGTTTGTTGAGCCGGTAAATATAGAGTCTAATTCATTATCCTGTAATAGGATAAAGTGTTAATGTTGTAAATAAATTAAGGAAAAAAAAAGCCCTTTTTGAAGGACTTTAGGGTTTATTCATTTTCATCCAAATATTCTTCATCGAGAAAAGGTCTTAATTCAGGTTTTTCGTTGAATTGTTTAACGATATAGGGACAAACAGGATAGATTTTAACATCATTTTGTTCGGTAAATTCAAGTAATTCATCAAATAAAACCTCGCCTAAATTTTGTCCTCTTTTGGATTCATCGACGAATGTACCTGTGGCCTTAATATTTCCATTCTTAGCCCACTCGTATTTTATATATCCAATTAAATGATCGTTTTCATATAACGAAAACTGACCATCATTTACGGTTTGAGAGTGTTTTATTTCCATGTTGAAGACTTTACGATTGATTCTTTAAATTACAACAAACTTTTAAATTGAGAAAGGCTTTTTAAAGTTTTAAAATGGTTTCATTTGAAATTTGAAAAAGTTGATTATCTTTGGTTTATCAAAATCGAAAGGGGTGCTTTATTTTTTATAAGGCTGAGATTATACCCACTGAACCTGGGCGGGTAATGCTGCTAAGGGAAATGGTACTTCACCAAATTACATTCGCGCGTTAAATTTTAAAAGTGTAAGATGGCTCCTTTCATAATTTTTAAACAATTTTATGAAAAGGTCGATTATTTTATTGTCTTTATTTGCTGCATCAATTCTGCATGCACAATCCAATGATTCGATACCGAATCAAGAAAAAATTTATTTACAAGAAGTTTCAATTACCGAAAAACTGCCAATTACGGTAGAAAAAATTTCCAATAAAATTCTGCAAAAAAAGAATTTGGGACAAGATATTCCCACGTTACTGAACGGTGCGACCTCTGTGATTACAGCGACAGAAGCTGGAAATGGAATTGGGTATTCAACCATTCGAATTCGTGGATTGAGTGAATCTTCCATTAATGTAACATTAAATGGTATTCCATTAAATAATGCTGAATCCCAAGGGGTTTTTTGGGTGAATATGCCCGATTTAGCATCTTCCACTAATTCCATTTTAATTCAGCGTGGAGTCGGAACTTCATCCAACGGGATGGCTTCTTTTGGAGCAAGTGTCAATATCGAAACTCAAAACCCTTCTAAAGATCCGTATGCGGAAGCCAATCTTTCGTTTGGAAGTTTCAACACACAGAAATATACCATTCAGGCCTGAACAGGGAAAATCCTCAACCATAAGTTAAGCATCGATGGACGTTTTTCGAAGATTAATTCGGACGGATACATCGAGCGCGCTTCGGCAGATTTATTGGCTTATGACATCACCGCACATTATGAACTGAATGAAAAAACAAGGTTTCGTTTTCAGAACATGTATGGAAAAGAAAAAACATACCAAGCGTGGAACGGAATTGACGGGGAAACGATGAAACGAAATCGTCGCTTTAATTCAGCAGGTGCCATTTACAATGCCGATTGGTCGGAGGTCATAGGTTATTACGATAACGAAGTGGATGATTACCAACAAAACCATTATTTCTTAACGTGGATGCAAGATTTTGGACAAAATTGGAAATCCAATGTGACGTTGCATTATACAAAAGGTAAAGGTTTTTATGAAAATTATAAGCAAGATGAAAAATTATCGAAGTATAAATTAACGGATTTTCCTTTTACTCGTACCGATTTGGTACGTCAGAAATTTCTGGACAACGATTTTTATGGATTCAATATCGATGTGGAAAACCAAAAGTTAGGAAACTTTAAGGTCTTCTTTGGATTATCTGGAAATACATACGATGGTGATCATTTTGGTCAGATTAAATGGATGAAAGATTACGATTGGTCAGCTACAGATTACAAATATTACGAGAACAATTCGTTGAAACGTCAATTATCAGCGTATGGGAAAGTGTTGTATCAATGGAATCAATTGGAATTTTTTGGCGATTTGCAGTACCGATATGTGGACTATGTCGCAAAATATTTACCAAATGGTGAAAATGAAGACGATGATTTCCGTCCCTTTGATGCCACGTTTCATTTTGTGAATCCAAAAGCAGGGGTGAATTATAAATTAAATGCGAACAACATATTTTATGCTTCATATGGAATTTCGCAACGTGAACCTTTGCGTGCTGATTATGAAAATATCGGAAACGAACCCAAAGCGGAGTTTTTGCAAGACTATGAACTAGGTTATCGAAAATTAGGACGCTTCTCCATGAGTGCAAACCTTTTTTATATGGATTACCGCAATCAATTGGTGCCTACGGGTCGTGTGAATGATGTAGGAACACCGATTCGAGAAAATTCGGGTGCAAGTTATCGCCGAGGGATTGAGTTAGATGCATCGTATCAACTGATTCCTTCAAAGTTTACTGTATTTGGAAATGTAACTCTTTCTCAGAATAATAATAAAAACTTTACAGAAGAAGATTGGGTAAATGGAGGAATTAAATCGTATGGAAAAACAGCTATAGCGTTATCG from Faecalibacter sp. LW9 encodes:
- a CDS encoding endonuclease/exonuclease/phosphatase family protein, with the protein product MLVHYSIYALIIAFFVLLFYNFLIRKEKNKSILFLIPLFAIPYIVYNEMGYFYFGENAKGEEKNFKIISINIFSQNDEYQYLKKYITEETADVIVLQELTPSWQKNVEFIREKYPYYKEEPRSNNFGIAVYSKIPFDTVMTKNYIDDMHPSLIGELKVNGKSVSMLMTHPVPPLPNQARFERRNKQYKKMKEEIDQMSSQHIILIGDLNSTVYSPNFKLVQSDKLKDARTGFGLQNSWNAFIPLLRTNIDQCWVSKEMKVTNFYRGKDIQSDHFPIVVELKIE
- a CDS encoding GNAT family N-acetyltransferase, which produces MEIKHSQTVNDGQFSLYENDHLIGYIKYEWAKNGNIKATGTFVDESKRGQNLGEVLFDELLEFTEQNDVKIYPVCPYIVKQFNEKPELRPFLDEEYLDENE
- a CDS encoding TonB-dependent receptor plug domain-containing protein codes for the protein MKRSIILLSLFAASILHAQSNDSIPNQEKIYLQEVSITEKLPITVEKISNKILQKKNLGQDIPTLLNGATSVITATEAGNGIGYSTIRIRGLSESSINVTLNGIPLNNAESQGVFWVNMPDLASSTNSILIQRGVGTSSNGMASFGASVNIETQNPSKDPYAEANLSFGSFNTQKYTIQA
- a CDS encoding TonB-dependent receptor encodes the protein MYGKEKTYQAWNGIDGETMKRNRRFNSAGAIYNADWSEVIGYYDNEVDDYQQNHYFLTWMQDFGQNWKSNVTLHYTKGKGFYENYKQDEKLSKYKLTDFPFTRTDLVRQKFLDNDFYGFNIDVENQKLGNFKVFFGLSGNTYDGDHFGQIKWMKDYDWSATDYKYYENNSLKRQLSAYGKVLYQWNQLEFFGDLQYRYVDYVAKYLPNGENEDDDFRPFDATFHFVNPKAGVNYKLNANNIFYASYGISQREPLRADYENIGNEPKAEFLQDYELGYRKLGRFSMSANLFYMDYRNQLVPTGRVNDVGTPIRENSGASYRRGIELDASYQLIPSKFTVFGNVTLSQNNNKNFTEEDWVNGGIKSYGKTAIALSPDIISAFGFEVYPTKNLLINFTNKYVGEQYLSNTEPADGKLSDYLVTDLLVRYAPNWFGLKKLEFSVLVNNLLDVEYESNGYYYEGPYYFPQAGINVLGGITIRL